The sequence TGCTGCGCTGCATGCCCACCATCCCGGGCGCGATCGGCGCGTTCCGCCGGGAGGCCGTGCTCGCGGTCGGCGGGATGAGCGAGGACACCCTCGCCGAGGACACCGACATCACCATCGCCATGCACCGGGAGGGCTGGCGGGTCGTCTACCAGGAGCACGCCAAGGCCTGGACCGAGGCCCCGGCGTCCCTCAAGCAGCTGTGGTCCCAGCGCTACCGCTGGTCGTACGGGACCATGCAGGCGCTGTGGAAGCACCGCAAGTCCCTGACGGACAAGGGGCCCTCGGGCCGCTTCGGTCGGGTCGGCATGCCGCTGGTGGTGATTTTCCAGATCGTCACGCCGGTCTTCGCCCCGCTGATCGACGTGTTCACCGTCTACTCGATGATCTTCATCGACTTCAAGGCCTCGCTGCTGGCGTGGCTGGCCGTGCTGTGCGTCCAGCTGGTCTGCGCGGCGTACGCGTTCCGGCTGGACCGGGAGAAGTACCGGTATCTGCTGATGATGCCGCTGCAGCAGCTCGCGTACCGGCAGATGATGTACCTCGTCCTGATCCACTCCTGCATCACGGCCCTCACGGGTGGCCGCCTGCGCTGGCAGAAGCTGAAGCGCACGGGGGAGGTCGGCACGCCGGCGGGGGTGGGCTGATGGGCTCCCACCGCCGGGGCGGGCCCCCGCCGGTGACCGGTCCGGCGCCCGCCCCGGTGGCCGCACCGCCGGGCGCCCCGGTGGCCGCCGAGCCGGGCGCGCCCTCGGACACGGCCCGCCTGCCGCGGGTGGAGCCGGAGCCGGTGGCTGCCGCGGAAGTCCCGCCGAGGCCGCGCCGCGCGGCCGGTCGTGACCGCTACTTCGACGCCCTGCGGGCCGTCGCCCTGATCCGTGTCGTGACCTACCACACCTTCGGCTGGGCCTGGGCGGGCATGGTCCTGCCCTCCATGGGGATCATGTTCGCGCTCGCCGGCACCCTGATGGCGAAGTCCCTGGAGCGGCCCGCCCCGAAGGTGATCAGGAGCCGGATCCGCCGGCTCCTGCCGCCCTTCTGGTTCTGGGGCTTCTTCGTCGTGGTCGCGATGCTGATCAACGGCTGGATGCCGGACTGGCGGATCGTCTACTGGATCGTGCCGCTCGGCGACCCGCCGGGCAACGCGTGGGGCGAGCAGGCCTGGGAGATCCTCTGGTACCTGCGGACATACCTCTGGTTCGTGTTGCTGTCGCCCCTGCTGCTGCGGGTCTTCCGGCTGGCCCCGGTCGCCGTCCTGGTGCTGTCGCTCGCCCCGATCGTGGTCGTCCAGTTCCTCTGGGAGCCGCCGGACAACCGCTTCGGTGTCGGGCTCCTCGACGTGGCCACGTACCTGTTCTGCTGGATCCTCGGCTTCGCGCACCGCGACGGCGTCCTTCAGCGACTGAGACCGTTCGCCGTGGTCGTCCTGTCACTCGCCGCGATCGGCTACGGCGGCTGGTACGCCTTCACGCACCAGGCCGAGACGGGCTCGTACGACCTCGACGACATCCCGTACGCGCAGGCGTTCTGGTCGGCCGGGTTCGTGACCCTGCTGATGTACGCGAAGGCGCGTCTCGGGATCGACTTCGCGTGGCTGGCCCGTTTCAAGCGCCTCGACCGGATCGTGCGGATCTTCAACGCCCGCGCGGTGACGGTCTACCTCTGGCACGAGCTCGCGCTGATCCTCGCCATCCCGCTGATCGACCAGTTCTGGAACGTCCCGGCCTTCGAGACGTATCTGCCGCTGGAGAGCCAGTGGTTCATGTTCGGCGTCGGCTGGATCCTCATCGGCGTGTTCATCCTGCTGTGCGGGTGGGTGGAGGACGTGGCGGCGAGGACGAGGCCGAGGCTCCTGCCCTGAGGGGGCCGGCGGGGCAACACACGGACCGGCGTACGGGCCGGGTGCCGGAGAGTCACTCGGCCCGTACTGCCACAATGGGACCGTGACCCGCGCATCCCTGAACAAACAGCCGCACGAAGTCGCCTCGATGTTCGACGACGTCGCGGAACGCTACGACCTGACGAACGACGTGCTGTCGCTGGGCCAGGACCGGGTATGGCGCAAGGAGGTCGCGAAGGCGGTCGACGCGCGGCCCGCGCAGAAGATCCTGGACCTCGCGGCGGGCACCGCCACCTCCTCGCTGCCCTTCGCGCGCACCGGTGCCTACGTCGTCCCCTGCGACTTCTCCCTCGGGATGCTCAGGGTCGGCAAGAAGAACCACCCCTGGCTGCCGCTCACGGCCGGCGACGCGACGAAGCTGCCGTTCAAGGACGACACCTTCGACGCGGTGACGATCTCCTTCGGGCTGCGCAACGTGCAGGACACGGACACCGCCCTGCGGGAGCTGTACCGGGTGACGAAGCCCGGCGGGCGTGTGGTGATCTGCGAGTTCTCGCACCCGACCTGGGCGCCGTTCCGCACCGTCTACACCGAGTACCTGATGCGCGCCCTGCCGCCGGTGGCCCGCGCGGTCTCCTCGAACCCCGAGGCGTACGTCTATCTCGCCGAGTCGATCCGCGAATGGCCCGACCAGAGCGCCCTCGCCGAGCGGCTGATCAAGGCCGGCTGGTCGAAGGTGGCCTGGCGGAACCTGTCGGGCGGCATCGTCGCCCTGCACCGCGGCTTCAAGCAGGGCTAGCCCGCCGGGACCGGCCGCGACAGGGCCGGCGCGGCTCAGCGCATCAGCGCGAAGGGGTCGTGCGGAGGGTCGAGTTCGCGCTGCAGGCCGCCCGACGGCGGCCGTGGCAGCCGCGGCTCGCGCACCCCGGCGCCCCCGCCGCCCTCGCCCTCCCCGAGCTCGAACCACACCGTCACGACCGCCCCGCGCGGCACCTCGGAACCGGGCAGCGGGTACTGGCGTACGACGTAGTCCACGACCGTCAGGTCGAAGTCGGGCCGGTCGGGCGCGGCGAGAAGCACTCCACGCGCCTCGGCCGTCTCGCGCGCGTCCACGGCCATCAGGCCGACGAGCCGCGGTACGCGCACTTCGGGTGTCTTGCGTGGTATGCGCACAGACGTCACCCCCAGCGGTACCCGCAGGGTAAGCCCATGCCGGGTCCTGCCGGAAGGCGTCGGAGGCCGGGCGGGACACCGTCCGGACACCGGCGGCGAGCCGGTCGGCGGATGTTCCCGGTGGGCCTGCGGGCGGGCCCGCGGCGGGGCCGGGCCCCTCAGAGAGCCAGCCGGTAGCAGTGTCCGAACTGGTCGGACCTCGGCGAGGTGAACGTCTCCGCCAGCTCCATGCCGAGGCGTCTGGTCACGGCGATCGAGCGTTCGTTGCGGGAGTTGACCATCGCCACCACCGTGGTCACGCCCGTCGCGCGCACCCGTTCCAGCGTGGACCGCGCGGCCGCCGTCACGTACCCCTTGCCCCAGTGCTCCCGGCCGAGCCGCCAGCCGATCTCGATCTCGCCCTTCGGACCCCACTCGTGCGGCCACGGCTGGGCGCCGGTGAAGCCGATGACCCGGTCCTCCTCGTCGAGCATGGTCCAGAAGCAGAAACCGTGCTCGGCGTCGTGCCGGCGCTGCCGGGCGGTCAGCTCCTCGTAGACGGACAGTTCGGCGGATCTCCCTCCGTGGAACTCCATCACGTCCGGGTCGTCGAAGGCCCGGTGCCAGGCGAAGGCGTCCTCGTGGGTGGGGACGCGCAGGTGTACCACGGGGAGAGCTCGGTTCACGGGGCAGCCCTTCAGCCAGGTGATCAGTACCGCTGCATAGACTGCCCATGTCCCGTGCCCGTCAGCACGCGGATTTCGAGACTTCGCGCTTTGAGACTTTCGAGCCTTCGAGACTTGGGGAGACCCCGCCGTGACCGAGTCCCAGTCCCAGCCCCTCTCCGAACACGCCGCGCCCCTCTCCGAGCATTCCGCCGACGTGATCGTCGTCGGGGCGGGGCCGGCCGGTTCCACCACGGCGTACTACCTGGCCAAGGCCGGACTGGACGTCCTGCTCCTCGAAAAGACCGCGTTCCCGCGGGAGAAGGTGTGCGGCGACGGACTCACCCCCCGCGCCACCAAGCAGCTCGTCTCCATGGGGATCGACATCTCGGAGGAGGCGGGCTGGCTCCGGAACAAGGGGCTCCGCATCATCGGCGGCGGAGTGCGCCTCCAGCTGGACTGGCCGGAACTCGCCTCCTACCCCGACTACGGACTCGTCCGCAAGCGCGACGACTTCGACGAGCAGCTGGCCCGGCAGGCGCAGAAGGCCGGCGCGCGCCTGTACGAGCGCTGCAACGTCGGCGCCCCGATCGTCGACGACCGCACGGGCCACATCACGGGCGTCCACGCCAAGCTCGGTGACGCCGACTCCAAGGAGAAGCGCGAAGTCACCTTCCACGCGCCCCTGGTCGTCGCCGCCGACGGCAACTCGACCCGGCTGTCCCTGGCGATGGGCCTGCACCGCCGCGAGGACCGCCCGATGGGCGTCGCGGTCCGTACGTACTTCACGTCCCCGCGCCACGAGGACGACTACCTGGAGTCGTGGCTGGAGCTGTGGGACCGCCGCGGCCCCGGCGAGGACCGGCTGCTGCCGGGCTACGGCTGGATCTTCGGCATGGGCGACGGCACGTCCAACGTCGGCCTGGGCGTCCTCAACACCTCGTCCTCGTTCAAGGAACTGGACTGGCGCGAGGTCCTCAAGGCGTGGTGCGCCTCGATGCCGGCGGACTGGGGCTACACCCCGGAGAACATGACGATCCCGATCCGTGGCGCCGCCCTCCCGATGGCCTTCAACCGCCAGCCCCACTACACGAAGGGCCTGCTGCTCGTCGGCGACGCGGGCGGCATGGTGAACCCCTTCAACGGTGAGGGCATCGCCTACGCCATGGAGTCGGGGCAGATCGCCGCGGACGTCATCGTCCAGGCGCAGGCCCGCGCGACCCCCGCCCAGCGCGAACTCGCCCTGCAGCGCTACCCGAAGGTCCTCAAGGACACCTACGGCGGCTACTACACGCTCGGCCGTGCCTTCGTGAAGCTCATCGGCAACCCGAAGGTCATGAAGATCGCCGCCCAGCGCGGTCTGACGCACCCCATGCTGATGAAGTTCACCCTGAAGATGCTCGCCAACCTGACGGACCCGACGGGCGGCGACGCGATGGACCGCATCATCAACGGCCTGACGAAGGTGGCCCCCAGGGCCTGACGGGACCGGACCGGGGCCGGGACCGGGGGACGGGGGGACGGGGGCCCGGGTCGGCCCCGCCCCGGCACGCGCGCATGCTTGTGGGCCGTTTCCCCCGCCGGGGAAACGGCCCACAAAAGCGTTCGAAAGGTGTGGCCGAAGGTGTGTGACCGAAGGTCAGAGCACCCGCACCGCACCGCTCGCCGGGTAGCCGGACAGGCTCTGGATGACGACGCCCTTCGAGGGGTTCGCCGCGTCCAGGTACTGGTCGCCGCCGAGGTAGACACCCACGTGGTACGCGGAGCCCGCGCCGCCCCAGTACAGGATGTCGCCGACCTGGATGTTGGACAGCGAGACCGGGGTGCCGGACACGGACTGGTCCTGGGAGACGCGCGGCAGGTCGACGCCGACCTGCTTGAACGCCGCCTGGACCAGGCTGGAGCAGTCCCACGCGTCGGGGCCGGTGGCACCCATGACGTAGGCGTCGCCGACCTGAGCCTTCAGGAAGCTGATGACGGTGGCGACGCTGCCACTGGACGGGGCCACGGCGTCGCTGCTGGCGGCCGTGGAGGCCGTCGTGAGGGTCGTCCGGCCCGCGGAGCGTGTGGCACGCTCCGCGGCGTCCTTGCGGGCCGCCTCGGCCTTCTCCTTGGCCTCGGCCTTCTTCTTCGCGTCCGCGAGGTCCGACTTGGCCTGCTTGGCGGCCTTTGTGGCAGCCGCGTCACGCTCGGCGCGCAGCTGGTAGTCGGCCGCGGCCTGCTGGGTGACCTCCGCGGACTCGGCGACCTGGGCGGTCATGTCGGCCGTGAGGGTGGGCAGCTCGATGGTCTGGGTCACCGGCTCGGCCGCGTTGGCCGTTCCGGCGGCACCGGCCACTGCCAGGGTGCCGAGGACGCCACCGGCAACTCCGGCGCGCATCGCGAGCGCCGAACTGCTGCGAGGCCGGGGTTTCCGGTGGCTGCGTATGTGAGCGGTGTGGGACATAGGCACAACCGGTATCAGGGGCTCCTCCATACCTTCAAGAAACGTGTGGTGCGCCACAATTGTTCAACGGACCCGCGAATCGGGCTCGCGGCGCCCCTTATTGACGCCCTAACGGGCATTGCGGACATCGCCCGGCACGCCTGTGATCACAGCCTTTTCGAGTTACGTCCGAATTGCCCCCGGCCTACCATTCGTTGAGGCGGTTGGCCAAGCCCGGTTGTTTCCAGCCTGTTACCGATGTGACGCACGTCACGAAATGATGACCGTGGCGACCGCGTCACGCGTGTGGATCGTGGGGAGACTCGCGCCCGGCCCGAAGTCGGCCCGGGCCCGGTTCGAAAGTCGCCTCCCGCTCGTGAACGGATGCACGCGCCCGCGCCGTCCACAACGGGCATCCCAACTCCCCCCGAAGTGTGAACGACTTCCCCTATCAAGCACCCTCGTCCAGCACCAATTTGCCTTGGATCCGCCTCGCTTGATAGTGCGCCAAGGCTCGGACCAGCGACGACGAGCGGGAATGTCACCTCTGGTGATCACTCGGACGCTTCTCGTACGAAGATCGGCACTCATCCGACTTCATGATCCTTCGCCGGGTGGTGGAGATCACAAAGGCGTTGTCGCACCCCGTGTCGCAGATCACAGACCGGCAGGCATAGGATGCGGGGCAGTTGGGCTTGTGACCTGCTTCACATGTGCGCGATCTTCGTGTGAGCCGCGCGGAGTTCCGTACGCCTCACGAGGGTCGTGGGGTCCGTGGAGCAGGGGCGACGCCCGATGCAACCGCCAGCAGTCAATGCCGACTGAGAGGAGCGAGGAGCGGTGAACGCGTATGCGCCCATCCTCGTACTGGGAGCCCTCGGGGCAGGCTTTGCGATCTTCTCCGTGGTCATGGCCACGCTTATCGGTCCAAAGCGATACAACCGGGCCAAGCTCGAAGCCTACGAGTGTGGAATCGAGCCGACCCCCACGCCGGCGGGCGGCGGGCGGTTCCCCATCAAGTACTACCTGACGGCGATGCTCTTCATCATTTTCGATATCGAGATCGTCTTCCTCTATCCCTGGGCCGTCACCTTCGACGCGCTCGGGGTCTTCGGGCTCGTGGAGATGCTGCTCTTCGTGCTCACCGTCTTCGTCGCCTACGCGTACGTGTGGCGGCGCGGCGGCCTGGAATGGGACTGAACCCGTATGGGACCGAACCCCGTAAGGGCCCCGCATGGGACTGACCCCCGCAAGGGACTGAGCCCCGTATAGGGGACAGAGGAGCCATTGAGCATGGGACTCGAAGAAAAGCTGCCGAGCGGCTTCCTGCTGACCACCGTCGAGCAGGCCGCGGGGTGGGTGCGCAAGTCGTCCGTCTTTCCCGCCACCTTCGGCCTCGCCTGCTGCGCCATCGAGATGATGACGACGGGCGCCGGCCGCTACGACCTGGCGCGCTTCGGCATGGAGGTCTTCCGCGGTTCGCCGCGGCAGGCCGACCTGATGATCGTCGCCGGCCGGGTCAGCCAGAAGATGGCGCCGGTCCTCAGGCAGGTCTACGACCAGATGCCGAACCCCAAGTGGGTCATCTCCATGGGGGTTTGCGCGTC is a genomic window of Streptomyces sp. NBC_00414 containing:
- a CDS encoding NuoB/complex I 20 kDa subunit family protein, whose protein sequence is MGLEEKLPSGFLLTTVEQAAGWVRKSSVFPATFGLACCAIEMMTTGAGRYDLARFGMEVFRGSPRQADLMIVAGRVSQKMAPVLRQVYDQMPNPKWVISMGVCASSGGMFNNYAIVQGVDHIVPVDIYLPGCPPRPEMLMDAILKLHQKIQSSKLGVNAEEAAREAEEAALKALPIIEMKGLLR
- a CDS encoding C40 family peptidase gives rise to the protein MEEPLIPVVPMSHTAHIRSHRKPRPRSSSALAMRAGVAGGVLGTLAVAGAAGTANAAEPVTQTIELPTLTADMTAQVAESAEVTQQAAADYQLRAERDAAATKAAKQAKSDLADAKKKAEAKEKAEAARKDAAERATRSAGRTTLTTASTAASSDAVAPSSGSVATVISFLKAQVGDAYVMGATGPDAWDCSSLVQAAFKQVGVDLPRVSQDQSVSGTPVSLSNIQVGDILYWGGAGSAYHVGVYLGGDQYLDAANPSKGVVIQSLSGYPASGAVRVL
- a CDS encoding GNAT family N-acetyltransferase, which gives rise to MNRALPVVHLRVPTHEDAFAWHRAFDDPDVMEFHGGRSAELSVYEELTARQRRHDAEHGFCFWTMLDEEDRVIGFTGAQPWPHEWGPKGEIEIGWRLGREHWGKGYVTAAARSTLERVRATGVTTVVAMVNSRNERSIAVTRRLGMELAETFTSPRSDQFGHCYRLAL
- a CDS encoding demethylmenaquinone methyltransferase, whose product is MTRASLNKQPHEVASMFDDVAERYDLTNDVLSLGQDRVWRKEVAKAVDARPAQKILDLAAGTATSSLPFARTGAYVVPCDFSLGMLRVGKKNHPWLPLTAGDATKLPFKDDTFDAVTISFGLRNVQDTDTALRELYRVTKPGGRVVICEFSHPTWAPFRTVYTEYLMRALPPVARAVSSNPEAYVYLAESIREWPDQSALAERLIKAGWSKVAWRNLSGGIVALHRGFKQG
- a CDS encoding PASTA domain-containing protein, with product MRIPRKTPEVRVPRLVGLMAVDARETAEARGVLLAAPDRPDFDLTVVDYVVRQYPLPGSEVPRGAVVTVWFELGEGEGGGGAGVREPRLPRPPSGGLQRELDPPHDPFALMR
- a CDS encoding acyltransferase family protein, which codes for MGSHRRGGPPPVTGPAPAPVAAPPGAPVAAEPGAPSDTARLPRVEPEPVAAAEVPPRPRRAAGRDRYFDALRAVALIRVVTYHTFGWAWAGMVLPSMGIMFALAGTLMAKSLERPAPKVIRSRIRRLLPPFWFWGFFVVVAMLINGWMPDWRIVYWIVPLGDPPGNAWGEQAWEILWYLRTYLWFVLLSPLLLRVFRLAPVAVLVLSLAPIVVVQFLWEPPDNRFGVGLLDVATYLFCWILGFAHRDGVLQRLRPFAVVVLSLAAIGYGGWYAFTHQAETGSYDLDDIPYAQAFWSAGFVTLLMYAKARLGIDFAWLARFKRLDRIVRIFNARAVTVYLWHELALILAIPLIDQFWNVPAFETYLPLESQWFMFGVGWILIGVFILLCGWVEDVAARTRPRLLP
- a CDS encoding geranylgeranyl reductase family protein encodes the protein MTESQSQPLSEHAAPLSEHSADVIVVGAGPAGSTTAYYLAKAGLDVLLLEKTAFPREKVCGDGLTPRATKQLVSMGIDISEEAGWLRNKGLRIIGGGVRLQLDWPELASYPDYGLVRKRDDFDEQLARQAQKAGARLYERCNVGAPIVDDRTGHITGVHAKLGDADSKEKREVTFHAPLVVAADGNSTRLSLAMGLHRREDRPMGVAVRTYFTSPRHEDDYLESWLELWDRRGPGEDRLLPGYGWIFGMGDGTSNVGLGVLNTSSSFKELDWREVLKAWCASMPADWGYTPENMTIPIRGAALPMAFNRQPHYTKGLLLVGDAGGMVNPFNGEGIAYAMESGQIAADVIVQAQARATPAQRELALQRYPKVLKDTYGGYYTLGRAFVKLIGNPKVMKIAAQRGLTHPMLMKFTLKMLANLTDPTGGDAMDRIINGLTKVAPRA
- a CDS encoding NADH-quinone oxidoreductase subunit A, which codes for MNAYAPILVLGALGAGFAIFSVVMATLIGPKRYNRAKLEAYECGIEPTPTPAGGGRFPIKYYLTAMLFIIFDIEIVFLYPWAVTFDALGVFGLVEMLLFVLTVFVAYAYVWRRGGLEWD